In the genome of Streptomyces racemochromogenes, one region contains:
- a CDS encoding FAD-dependent oxidoreductase, with translation MAERHAVVAGAGIGGLAAALALHRRGWRVTVCERAPEPPATGAGIGLAPNALRALEAIGVDAARAAGGAVPGAMGVRRPDGRWLTRAATADMTARYGIPPIAVARPLLTAALAAALPPEALRYGTTVTGADGTGSRATVRTAGGPDLTADLLVAADGIHSPLRRAHFPAHPGPRYLGETAWRALVDAPDLRIPAMSETWGRGERFGITPLADGRYYLYATARVPAGTRSPDPRAELRRRFGTWHEPVPALLDRVARLAPADVLQNDLYDLAAPLPRLHHGRIVWLGDAAHAMAPNLGQGGCQAIEDAVVLARLLPAGDSGYAEGGRDPVPAALAAYTAVRRARTDAVRVRARRVGRLGALRNPLAVAARDLAVRAVPARLAVRGMDDLFNGFRLPR, from the coding sequence ATGGCGGAGCGGCATGCCGTGGTGGCCGGGGCCGGGATCGGCGGGCTCGCGGCAGCCCTCGCACTGCACCGTCGGGGCTGGCGCGTCACCGTCTGCGAACGCGCCCCCGAACCGCCCGCCACCGGCGCCGGCATCGGCCTCGCCCCCAACGCCCTGCGCGCACTCGAGGCGATCGGCGTCGACGCGGCCCGGGCGGCGGGCGGCGCCGTGCCCGGCGCGATGGGCGTACGCCGCCCCGACGGCCGCTGGCTGACCCGGGCCGCGACCGCCGACATGACGGCCCGCTACGGCATCCCCCCGATCGCCGTTGCGCGCCCGCTCCTCACCGCGGCGCTCGCCGCCGCCCTGCCCCCGGAAGCACTCCGCTACGGCACCACCGTGACCGGCGCCGACGGTACCGGGAGCCGCGCGACCGTCCGTACGGCGGGCGGACCCGACCTGACCGCCGACCTGCTCGTCGCCGCCGACGGGATCCACAGCCCGCTGCGCCGCGCGCACTTCCCCGCCCACCCCGGCCCGCGCTACCTCGGAGAGACCGCCTGGCGGGCCCTCGTCGACGCCCCTGACCTGCGGATCCCGGCCATGAGCGAGACCTGGGGGCGGGGGGAGAGGTTCGGGATAACGCCGCTGGCCGACGGCCGGTACTACCTCTACGCCACCGCCCGCGTCCCGGCCGGCACCCGCTCGCCCGACCCCCGCGCCGAGCTCCGCCGCCGCTTCGGCACCTGGCACGAACCGGTCCCGGCCCTGCTGGACCGCGTGGCCCGCCTCGCGCCCGCCGACGTCCTCCAGAACGACCTGTACGACCTGGCCGCCCCGCTCCCGCGCCTGCACCACGGCCGGATCGTCTGGCTCGGCGACGCGGCCCACGCCATGGCCCCCAACCTCGGCCAGGGCGGCTGCCAGGCCATCGAGGACGCCGTGGTCCTCGCGCGCCTGCTCCCCGCGGGCGACTCCGGGTACGCCGAGGGCGGCCGGGACCCCGTCCCGGCCGCCCTCGCCGCCTACACCGCCGTCCGCCGCGCCCGCACCGACGCGGTCCGCGTCCGCGCCCGCCGCGTCGGCCGCCTCGGCGCCCTGCGCAACCCCCTCGCCGTGGCGGCCCGCGACCTCGCGGTCCGCGCCGTCCCCGCCCGCCTGGCAGTGCGCGGCATGGACGACCTGTTCAACGGCTTCCGCCTCCCGCGATGA
- a CDS encoding DeoR/GlpR family DNA-binding transcription regulator, whose amino-acid sequence MYAPERQHRIVQLTQERGRVEVPALAEEFGVTQETVRRDLTALERAGLLRRVHGGALPAGGLRLEPGLAERDSTAAAAKERIARAALALLPEEGSLLLDAGTTVSRLAALLPHDSTLTVVTNALPVAARLAGHPGLRLHIVGGRLRHRTQAAVDAWALRDLAELQPDVAVVATNGFSAEAGLTTPDLAEAAVKRAMVAGARRVVLVADSSKYGARHFARFASLEQVDVLVTDTGLTDARAEEIAGLGPEVIRA is encoded by the coding sequence ATGTACGCACCCGAGCGCCAGCACCGGATCGTGCAGCTGACCCAGGAGCGCGGACGCGTCGAAGTCCCCGCCCTGGCGGAGGAGTTCGGAGTCACGCAGGAGACCGTCAGGCGGGACCTGACGGCCCTGGAACGGGCCGGTCTGCTGCGCCGGGTGCACGGCGGCGCGCTCCCCGCCGGGGGGCTCCGCCTGGAGCCGGGGCTCGCCGAGCGCGACTCCACGGCCGCGGCCGCGAAGGAGCGGATCGCCCGGGCCGCCCTCGCCCTGCTCCCGGAGGAGGGCAGCCTGCTGCTGGACGCGGGCACCACCGTGTCCCGGCTGGCCGCCCTGCTCCCCCACGACTCCACCCTCACGGTGGTCACCAACGCGCTCCCGGTCGCCGCCCGGCTCGCCGGGCATCCGGGGCTGCGCCTGCACATCGTCGGCGGCCGGCTGCGGCACCGTACGCAGGCGGCGGTGGACGCGTGGGCGCTGCGCGACCTCGCCGAACTGCAGCCGGACGTGGCGGTGGTCGCGACCAACGGCTTCTCGGCGGAGGCCGGGCTGACCACGCCCGACCTGGCGGAGGCGGCGGTCAAGCGGGCCATGGTGGCGGGGGCGCGCCGGGTGGTGCTGGTCGCGGACTCCTCCAAGTACGGCGCCCGGCACTTCGCCAGGTTCGCCTCCCTGGAGCAGGTGGACGTGCTGGTCACGGACACCGGGCTGACCGATGCGCGGGCCGAGGAGATCGCCGGCCTCGGCCCGGAGGTCATCCGGGCGTGA
- a CDS encoding MBL fold metallo-hydrolase, producing MDNTTTDTIELGGVSVTRVREYYGPLGLTPHEFIPGSSPDVWSEHAGWLRPDFVDGEPPVSRVALQTWVLRSEGRVILVDTGGGNHKARPGTPWDRQETPFLDELARAGVEPEDVDLVVNTHLHGDHVGWNTRLDGDTWVPAFPNARYLINRNEFDFWNPANGHPSVLGDGNAGVFEDSVAPVHEAGQVVLWEDGHRIDANLRLDLAAGHTPGSSVLTLASGGDRAVFVGDLLHSPVQIMEPDANSCFCEDAAQSRASRRRLLGWAADHNALLVPAHFGSHGALEVTRDAGAFAVKGWAPFAPCAPGGEG from the coding sequence ATGGACAACACCACCACCGACACCATCGAGCTGGGCGGCGTCAGCGTCACCCGGGTCCGCGAGTACTACGGCCCGCTCGGGCTCACCCCGCACGAGTTCATCCCCGGCAGCAGCCCGGACGTCTGGTCGGAGCACGCCGGCTGGCTGCGGCCCGACTTCGTGGACGGCGAGCCGCCCGTGTCCCGGGTCGCGCTGCAGACGTGGGTGCTGCGCAGCGAGGGCCGGGTGATCCTCGTCGACACCGGCGGCGGCAACCACAAGGCACGGCCCGGCACCCCCTGGGACCGCCAGGAGACGCCCTTCCTGGACGAACTGGCCCGGGCCGGGGTCGAGCCCGAGGACGTGGACCTCGTCGTCAACACCCACCTGCACGGGGACCACGTCGGGTGGAACACCCGGCTGGACGGGGACACCTGGGTCCCGGCCTTCCCGAACGCCCGCTATCTGATCAACCGGAACGAGTTCGACTTCTGGAACCCCGCGAACGGGCACCCGTCCGTCCTCGGCGACGGCAACGCCGGAGTGTTCGAGGACAGCGTGGCGCCGGTCCACGAGGCCGGCCAGGTCGTCCTGTGGGAGGACGGCCACCGGATCGACGCGAACCTGCGGCTGGACCTCGCCGCCGGGCACACCCCCGGTTCCAGCGTGCTGACGCTCGCCTCCGGGGGTGACCGGGCGGTGTTCGTGGGCGATCTGCTGCACAGCCCGGTGCAGATCATGGAGCCGGACGCGAACAGCTGCTTCTGCGAGGACGCCGCGCAGTCCCGGGCCAGCCGGCGCCGGCTGCTCGGCTGGGCCGCCGACCACAACGCGCTGCTGGTCCCGGCGCACTTCGGCTCCCACGGCGCCCTGGAGGTCACCCGGGACGCGGGGGCCTTCGCGGTGAAGGGCTGGGCGCCGTTCGCCCCTTGCGCCCCGGGCGGGGAGGGCTGA
- a CDS encoding helix-turn-helix transcriptional regulator: MEGQSSLGAFLQARRSRLTPADIGLDTYGERRRVPGLRREELALLAGVSASYYARLEQGHSHNASPEVLDALARALNLDEAERRHVHDLAGLAARRPAARRPPVERVDGATRRLLESMPEVPAVLTGRRADVLAWNPLGHALFAGHLDPTAPDRPADRPNMAVLLFLDPYLRELYGTWESKARAAVANLRYAAGRHPDDALLGALVGELSMKSDEFATMWADHRARPCTVAEQRMWHPLVGTLTVTQQALRVSDDQTLLVATAPAGSEDHTALRLLAQATTPSRA; the protein is encoded by the coding sequence ATGGAAGGACAGAGCAGCCTCGGCGCGTTCCTGCAGGCCCGCCGGTCCCGGCTGACGCCGGCGGACATCGGCCTCGACACGTACGGCGAGCGGCGCCGCGTCCCGGGCCTGCGCCGGGAGGAACTCGCCCTCCTCGCGGGGGTCAGCGCCTCGTACTACGCGCGGCTGGAGCAGGGGCATTCGCACAACGCCTCGCCGGAGGTGCTGGACGCGCTCGCCCGCGCGCTGAACCTGGACGAGGCCGAGCGCCGGCACGTGCACGACCTCGCGGGCCTCGCCGCCCGCCGCCCCGCCGCCCGGCGCCCGCCCGTGGAACGGGTCGACGGGGCGACCCGTCGGCTGCTGGAGTCCATGCCCGAGGTCCCGGCCGTCCTGACCGGCCGCCGGGCCGACGTCCTGGCGTGGAACCCGCTGGGGCACGCCCTGTTCGCCGGCCACCTCGACCCCACCGCGCCCGACCGTCCCGCCGACCGGCCCAACATGGCCGTGCTGCTCTTCCTCGACCCGTACCTGCGCGAGCTCTACGGCACCTGGGAGTCGAAGGCGAGGGCCGCCGTCGCCAACCTGCGGTACGCGGCCGGCCGCCACCCGGACGACGCGCTCCTCGGTGCCCTCGTCGGCGAACTCAGCATGAAGAGCGACGAGTTCGCCACCATGTGGGCCGACCACCGGGCCCGTCCCTGCACCGTCGCCGAGCAGCGGATGTGGCATCCGCTGGTGGGGACCCTGACCGTCACCCAGCAGGCCTTGCGCGTCAGCGACGACCAGACGCTCCTGGTGGCCACCGCTCCGGCCGGCTCCGAGGACCACACGGCCCTCAGACTCCTCGCCCAGGCCACCACCCCCTCCCGGGCCTGA
- a CDS encoding TetR family transcriptional regulator, producing MARDSSATKARLLDAAFSEFAAYGIAGARIDRIAVNAQANKRLIYVYYGNKEQLFDAVLQRALETGSESVPFDAEDLPGYAGAVFDHFVAYPDLMRLVQWKQLERPETTDLVAESYRGKIAAVERAQDAGLVDPGLDPADVLTLVMGLAQAWTGAVGGPATGGPGEPWAKARLARHREAVVESVRRLVRPPRPQG from the coding sequence ATGGCACGGGATTCCAGCGCAACCAAGGCGCGCCTGCTCGACGCGGCGTTCTCCGAGTTCGCGGCGTACGGCATCGCCGGCGCCCGGATCGACCGCATCGCGGTGAACGCCCAGGCGAACAAGCGGCTCATCTACGTCTACTACGGCAACAAGGAACAGCTGTTCGATGCCGTGCTCCAGCGGGCCCTGGAGACGGGCTCGGAATCCGTGCCGTTCGACGCGGAGGATCTGCCCGGGTACGCGGGGGCGGTCTTCGACCACTTCGTGGCGTACCCCGACCTGATGCGCCTGGTGCAGTGGAAGCAGCTGGAACGGCCCGAGACCACCGACCTGGTGGCGGAGTCCTACCGGGGCAAGATCGCGGCGGTGGAGCGGGCGCAGGATGCCGGGCTGGTCGACCCGGGTCTCGACCCGGCGGACGTGCTGACCCTGGTCATGGGGCTGGCGCAGGCGTGGACCGGCGCGGTGGGCGGACCCGCGACCGGCGGTCCGGGCGAGCCCTGGGCAAAGGCGCGGCTGGCCCGGCACCGCGAAGCGGTGGTGGAGTCCGTCCGCCGCCTGGTCCGGCCGCCGCGGCCGCAGGGCTGA
- a CDS encoding aldo/keto reductase, whose amino-acid sequence MEIRALGGQGLEVGAEGLGLMGMSAHYGATDETESLATIDRALALGVTLLDTAEGYGPFVNEQLLGKALRGRRDAAVIATKTGVEFTDDGAFRGHNGTPEYIRRSADRSLRHLGTDHIDLYYLHRVDPAVPVEESVGAMSELVTAGKVGHIGICEAAAGTIARAHAVHPLAAVQTEYSLFERGIEHDGVRETLRELGIGLVAYSPLGRGFLSGAVTSPDDFAADDFRRTDPRFQGENFDRNLAVVDRVRALAAEKGVTPSQLALAWTLHRGAVPIPGTKRRRYLEENVAATAVTLTDADLASIDAVAPHGVVSGDRYAPELMASLNG is encoded by the coding sequence ATGGAGATCCGCGCACTCGGCGGCCAGGGCCTGGAAGTCGGCGCCGAAGGCCTCGGCCTCATGGGCATGAGCGCCCACTACGGAGCCACCGACGAGACCGAGTCCCTCGCCACCATCGACCGCGCCCTCGCTCTGGGCGTGACCCTGCTCGACACCGCCGAGGGCTACGGGCCCTTCGTCAACGAGCAACTCCTCGGCAAGGCCCTGCGCGGCCGCCGCGACGCCGCCGTCATCGCCACGAAGACCGGCGTCGAGTTCACCGACGACGGGGCCTTCCGGGGCCACAACGGCACGCCCGAGTACATCCGCCGCTCCGCCGACCGCTCCCTGCGCCACCTGGGCACCGACCACATCGACCTGTACTACCTGCACCGCGTCGACCCGGCCGTGCCCGTCGAGGAGAGCGTCGGCGCCATGTCCGAGCTGGTCACCGCGGGCAAGGTCGGCCACATCGGGATCTGCGAGGCCGCCGCGGGCACCATCGCCCGCGCCCACGCCGTGCACCCGCTGGCCGCCGTACAGACCGAGTACAGCCTCTTCGAGCGCGGCATCGAGCACGACGGCGTACGCGAGACCCTCCGAGAGCTCGGCATCGGCCTCGTCGCCTACTCCCCGCTCGGCCGCGGCTTCCTCTCCGGAGCCGTGACCAGCCCGGACGACTTCGCGGCCGACGACTTCCGGCGTACGGACCCCCGCTTCCAGGGCGAGAACTTCGACCGCAACCTCGCCGTCGTCGACCGCGTCCGGGCCCTGGCCGCCGAGAAGGGGGTCACCCCCTCGCAGCTCGCGCTCGCCTGGACCCTGCACAGGGGAGCCGTCCCGATCCCCGGCACCAAGCGCCGCCGCTACCTGGAGGAGAACGTCGCCGCGACGGCCGTCACGCTCACCGACGCCGACCTCGCCTCCATCGACGCCGTCGCACCGCACGGCGTGGTCTCGGGGGACCGGTACGCGCCCGAACTCATGGCGTCGCTGAACGGCTGA
- a CDS encoding GNAT family N-acetyltransferase, producing the protein MNEIGIVAEQGAWRGGFEERVLAGYRAAGCTEPLARALLERAVEGIDGWTVATDGTGWIAVGVTEDNGAVVGRIHDLTLARGREWAERWCAEHGAERVEVRLTGGRGPGAFADYAVRGQNRMRAVAARPELPPGLTVRRLTEEEYPAWYAAEEAGYIADIVRAGALTPEQAKEKSDRDFAQYLPQGYLTPGHAFYAMEAEGEVIGTGWVNHGFLPGVTFGFSLEVHEEHRGKGYGRAAMAVGEWATRQGGDEAMMFNVFGGNEVAMGLYDSTGFAVLDEYRFRDLR; encoded by the coding sequence ATGAACGAGATCGGGATCGTCGCCGAACAGGGCGCGTGGCGGGGCGGGTTCGAAGAGCGGGTGCTGGCCGGGTACCGGGCGGCGGGATGTACGGAGCCGCTGGCCCGGGCCCTGCTGGAGCGGGCCGTGGAGGGGATCGACGGCTGGACGGTGGCCACGGACGGCACCGGGTGGATAGCCGTGGGGGTGACGGAGGACAACGGTGCGGTGGTGGGCCGGATCCACGACCTCACGCTCGCGCGGGGGCGCGAGTGGGCCGAGCGGTGGTGCGCCGAGCACGGCGCCGAACGGGTGGAGGTCCGCCTCACCGGCGGGCGCGGGCCCGGAGCGTTCGCCGACTACGCGGTGCGGGGGCAGAACCGCATGCGGGCCGTGGCCGCACGGCCGGAGCTGCCGCCGGGGCTGACGGTCCGCCGGCTGACGGAGGAGGAGTACCCGGCCTGGTACGCCGCCGAGGAGGCCGGGTACATCGCCGACATCGTCCGGGCCGGGGCCCTCACTCCGGAGCAGGCCAAGGAGAAGTCCGACCGGGACTTCGCCCAGTACCTCCCGCAGGGGTACCTGACCCCGGGGCACGCCTTCTACGCGATGGAGGCCGAGGGCGAGGTGATCGGCACCGGCTGGGTGAACCACGGGTTCCTGCCGGGGGTCACCTTCGGTTTCTCCCTGGAGGTGCACGAGGAGCACCGCGGCAAGGGCTACGGCCGGGCGGCGATGGCCGTCGGCGAGTGGGCCACCCGGCAGGGCGGCGACGAGGCGATGATGTTCAACGTCTTCGGCGGGAACGAGGTCGCGATGGGCCTGTACGACAGCACGGGCTTCGCGGTCCTGGACGAGTACCGCTTCCGCGACCTGCGCTGA
- a CDS encoding VOC family protein: protein MRIHLSSVFVDDQDKALRFYTDVLGFVKKHEVPLGADKWLTVVSPEDPGGTELLLEPDGHPAVRPYKEALVRDGIPAASFAVDDVRAEFARLRGLGVRFTQEPTESGPVTTAVLDDTCGNLIQIIHGG from the coding sequence ATGAGGATCCATCTGTCCAGCGTCTTCGTCGACGACCAGGACAAGGCCCTGCGGTTCTACACGGACGTACTGGGCTTCGTGAAGAAGCACGAGGTGCCGCTGGGCGCGGACAAGTGGCTGACCGTGGTCTCCCCGGAGGACCCCGGCGGGACCGAGCTGCTGCTGGAGCCCGACGGCCACCCCGCGGTGCGGCCGTACAAGGAGGCGCTGGTCAGGGACGGCATTCCGGCCGCCTCCTTCGCCGTGGACGACGTGCGGGCGGAGTTCGCCCGGCTGCGCGGGCTCGGGGTGCGCTTCACGCAGGAGCCGACGGAGAGCGGCCCGGTCACGACCGCGGTCCTGGACGACACCTGCGGCAACCTGATCCAGATCATCCACGGCGGGTAG
- a CDS encoding PhzF family phenazine biosynthesis isomerase has product MAIVRACLRDGGGGSPTAVVDEAGFAGGAAPGDDDRRRGVPALAGTSHAVFVSAHDDPEGGPAFSLRFFTAEGELPACGHGTVAALAHLAERAGRRHSYRVTLHAGGRVFTGWTARRQGRAYASFDPGPVELRTPGAAERDLVLPALGIPRDATAPGLRVASVGRPRLLVPVRTRSALRALSPDFAGLRAACDRLGLLGCYVYSVPTPEGRAAARMFAPSIGVDEDIANANSTACLAAHLAGPGPTELAVEMGDFLGSPSTVTATVRPGPPGPPGAAGRQRGARGRHPAAGALRRAGSPAVLRSRRRPGGAARRAAAPSLRRACCGPG; this is encoded by the coding sequence GTGGCGATCGTCCGCGCCTGCCTGCGCGACGGCGGGGGCGGCAGTCCCACCGCCGTCGTGGACGAAGCCGGGTTCGCGGGCGGGGCGGCGCCGGGCGACGACGACCGGCGCCGCGGTGTGCCGGCCCTCGCCGGTACGTCCCACGCCGTCTTCGTCTCGGCCCACGACGACCCGGAGGGCGGCCCCGCCTTCTCCCTGCGCTTCTTCACCGCCGAGGGGGAACTGCCCGCCTGCGGGCACGGGACGGTGGCGGCCCTCGCCCACCTCGCGGAGAGGGCCGGCCGCCGGCACTCGTACCGGGTCACCCTCCACGCCGGGGGCCGGGTGTTCACGGGCTGGACGGCGCGCCGCCAGGGCCGTGCGTACGCGTCCTTCGACCCGGGCCCCGTGGAGCTGCGCACGCCCGGCGCGGCCGAGCGCGACCTCGTCCTGCCCGCACTCGGCATCCCCCGCGACGCGACGGCTCCCGGTCTCCGCGTGGCGTCGGTGGGACGGCCCCGGCTGCTGGTCCCCGTCCGCACGCGCTCCGCCCTGCGGGCCCTCTCCCCGGACTTCGCCGGGCTCCGGGCCGCCTGCGACCGCCTGGGCCTGCTGGGCTGCTACGTCTACTCGGTGCCGACGCCCGAAGGCCGCGCGGCCGCCCGGATGTTCGCCCCCTCGATCGGCGTCGACGAGGACATCGCCAACGCCAACAGCACGGCCTGCCTGGCCGCCCACCTGGCCGGCCCGGGCCCCACCGAACTCGCCGTGGAGATGGGCGACTTTCTCGGCAGCCCCTCCACCGTCACCGCCACCGTCCGGCCGGGCCCCCCCGGGCCCCCTGGTGCGGCTGGGCGGCAGCGCGGAGCTCGCGGGCGGCATCCGGCTGCCGGCGCCCTGAGGCGGGCCGGCAGCCCGGCCGTGCTCAGGAGCCGTCGTCGTCCCGGTGGCGCCGCTCGTCGCGCCGCCGCCCCTTCTCTTCGGCGCGCCTGCTGCGGGCCGGGGTGA
- a CDS encoding CAP domain-containing protein, with protein MKKHRKKTHHRKIAVAVGALAAVAVPTAAMACLDTQDAGRARPAAARLEIPSDPAAAPLPEQAPVPAAAPAQPVAEAPAPAAPAAEEPAARPADPVVEAAPPVRPRQPRPEPVEASAAPAAPAAPQAAGARPEAQAKVLELVNQARAAAGCPALTVNEKLTKAAQDHSADMAAHRNMSHTGSDGSDAGQRITRAGYQWRTYGENVAYGYSSPEQVMEGWMNSPGHRRNILDCSYKEIGIGLAQPGQYWTQDFGATR; from the coding sequence ATGAAGAAGCACCGCAAGAAGACGCACCACAGGAAAATAGCCGTCGCCGTCGGGGCGCTCGCCGCCGTGGCCGTCCCCACCGCCGCCATGGCGTGCCTGGACACCCAGGACGCCGGCCGCGCCCGGCCCGCCGCGGCGCGGCTGGAAATCCCCTCCGACCCGGCCGCAGCCCCGCTCCCGGAGCAGGCCCCGGTTCCGGCCGCCGCGCCCGCGCAGCCCGTCGCCGAGGCTCCGGCCCCCGCGGCGCCCGCCGCGGAGGAGCCGGCCGCACGGCCCGCCGACCCGGTCGTCGAGGCCGCGCCGCCCGTCCGCCCGCGGCAGCCCCGGCCGGAGCCCGTGGAAGCCTCCGCGGCGCCCGCCGCTCCCGCCGCGCCGCAGGCCGCCGGCGCGCGCCCCGAAGCGCAGGCCAAGGTCCTCGAACTCGTCAACCAGGCGCGCGCCGCGGCAGGCTGCCCCGCGCTCACCGTCAACGAGAAGCTCACCAAGGCCGCGCAGGACCACAGCGCCGACATGGCCGCGCACCGCAACATGTCCCACACCGGGTCCGACGGTTCGGACGCCGGCCAGCGCATCACCCGTGCGGGGTACCAGTGGCGGACCTACGGCGAGAACGTCGCCTACGGGTACAGCAGCCCCGAGCAGGTCATGGAGGGCTGGATGAACAGCCCCGGCCACCGGCGGAACATCCTCGACTGCTCGTACAAGGAGATCGGCATCGGCCTCGCCCAGCCCGGTCAGTACTGGACGCAGGACTTCGGCGCGACGCGCTGA
- a CDS encoding chaplin codes for MRIRTAIAATVLAAAGILGAGGTAVADAHAEGVAVGSPGVLSGNVVQVPVHIPINVCGNSINIIGVLNPAAGNTCINT; via the coding sequence ATGCGTATTCGAACTGCGATCGCCGCCACCGTCCTGGCCGCGGCCGGAATCCTCGGCGCCGGCGGCACCGCCGTCGCCGACGCCCACGCCGAGGGCGTAGCCGTCGGCTCCCCGGGCGTGCTGTCCGGCAACGTCGTCCAGGTGCCGGTGCACATCCCGATCAACGTGTGCGGCAACTCGATCAACATCATCGGCGTGCTCAACCCGGCGGCCGGCAACACCTGCATCAACACCTGA